One Hylaeus volcanicus isolate JK05 chromosome 8, UHH_iyHylVolc1.0_haploid, whole genome shotgun sequence genomic window, TTGTATTGTTATTTTCAGCGAGTACGCAACGTGTTtagattttgaatttaattaagttCGAAAACGCTGTACATAAGTTGCGTCCAACGAAAAACTACCCTTGCgataagtattttattatttacgcgATTAATATAACGTACAATCAtctttgtttctgtttaataaaaaccaatgctaacaattttattaaaataaaagacaatATGTACAGccacttttattattttacttttaagcAATGAAAATCGGTATCACCATCTCATTCCTACTCTGGGCTGTATTaggtttattattatacatatacacacacgcacgtgtatacatatacatattttttcttttatacggggttgtataatttattaagtcCTTAGCGATCTGtagttgaaagaaatttattaaattattatatttattcctgGAAtcttaatattctataaaGTATAAAcgattatatatttatattctggGAAGGGAACCGATGAAAATGTGTTATAGTTGACTTTGTGATGACATTaatgttattgtatttgtacGTAATTCAGTTGTATCAGCCTATCGaggtattatatttacaataaaaattgaatttatacataaattggATTATTTACCTATAAATTTGTCCGCGCGTATCCTTAACGTTCCATTCTAACTAATTCATCGTACTCTGGTATGTTAAAATTAGATGAATGTTTAGTTTGTCGATTATCACTTATTTTCTCTTCGTCAGATTCCGATAATTCagagttaaaaaaatagtttacaGTTGAaggtttctttatttttgtattggattgattatattttcgtttcttctttctcggTATATCTTCGTTGTTACATTTACTTTCCGAATGCTCCGTATCTTCGTTATCTAAAGTATCGTTCAATTTATCacgtaaagtaataaaaatagtactaatgtattaatatataaataagtcGCATACCGGTATCTATAATTTCATACATATCCGAGTGATCCTTCGGGATAACGTATATCGTTGGGAATTCAAtgatagttttattttctaaattttctttcaaagtaAGCGTAATATCTAACTCGTAAAACCTAATAAATACAACAcgctatttaatattttgcatttcGCAATTGATCACAAAAAATTGACGTTAAATTTCCTTACCTCGATTCTGACCGACGAATTTTTTCTGCCTTTAGAAGAACTTTTATCCCTGATAAGCCTGCCGCTTGATAAAACTGTAATCTATTGtttaaacacatttttaaatttaaatcttctATATCGTTAGAATTTCTTAACGATTTAATAGGATCCAAAATTTCTTCTATGAGAATCGATAATCTTGTAGTATCTAGTGCCctgtaattattatagtatatcgttgatgaaatttattgtaaaatgtttattgtatAGATATAAAATACCTTTCCGTAGTCCACTTTGTATATTCCGCTTGTGGAAATATCCATTCTATTCTCCAATATAACTCGTTAgttttccaatttaaaaatgttgtattattcttgtgtctataaaaattttgtgGCATGAATTCTAAACTAACTTTGCTTTTAAATGCAGCTGATCTGAGTTTGCTCAAATGCTGTAAAGAtagcatttattaaattacaaaatatatgttttaaaaatagataaaaattattactaaCCAGTGGTAATATATTTTGACGCGTATATCTTTTCGATGGATCTCTTTTCAACTGTTCAACTGATCTGCTAACTTCCTCGAGAAGTCTATAATCTATTacatagtaaataatttacctcgaatatatattaaaatgaagtaGTAGCTACGATAGCTATATTAACTAACATACCAATACAACATATAACTCACCACTTAAGACATCCAAGTCGGTAAATGattttaacgatacaaattttgttttgtctcGGATACCACTGCATTCCAATTCttttttgtgaatatttaCACACTGAAGACAGCAAGTCCTAACCTCACATTTTGGACACGTGTATTTTGCTTTACTTGCACCGCACACTTCGCAATCTTCGATTCTGCAAACAATCttactttatttacaagtttATTTGCCGACATTGGAAAGTTGGAATAGAAATAACTTATATGTAATTCcgagaaaatattgaaagtttgAATTGTTATGATCATACCTACAACTGGATGtcgccatttttaaataatcccAACAAATCCCACTGATCCCACTGATGATCTCACGTGGGTTCATAAATCAAAGttcgtattaaattttgtaatcaaatttatgaaataatgataaattcaTTACAACGTATCAACTTTCAGAATAATAAAAGGATGGTTAAGTAGGGGTTTAAGATGTTATtagttatttctattttacgaTGTTATTTACTAAGTATATTTTGAGAATTTCTactaacaatttcaaattttaaagtttctttatttactattctttTATATACACATCGGTAAGTAATGTCGGTAAGTATTATAATTGACTTTAGAAAAGTGAAATGGATATCAAAATATAGAGAgctttgctttattttttcgttgatTTTGTTCGGcaactatatttttttcagatgcCCTCaaatcaacaatttctttctgcTTCTCGTTGTATTTCATTACAATGTTATTGTAGTGAACGCTACCCTTTGCGTGCCTCGTTAACGATTCTTTTAACTTTGAAGATTCTCTCTCCAgccttaaaatattttctccaaTTTGTAAGCTTGCTACATTTAACTGTCGGTTGGATTCCGTTTTAAGGTAGTTCTTACTTTTCGAGGTACTCGTTTGCGTATCAGTTTTGGCTATAAGGACgaatttaaacgtttaataatCGCAGCTCGAATATACAATGTATACGATGCGAACGATCGTTTTTAGACGTACATTTGTCACCCAAGGttgcatttatgaaattaaatatatttttttcttcttgttgtTTCGCTCTTTGATATTGCCTTTCCCTTTGTCGTTCTAATTTTTGCTGTTGCTTCCGCATTCTATGTTCCACggaaaatagatttttatctCCACCCGCATTTTCTCGCAACTCCATACAGTGATCTAAGAATCGATACTTTTCACTTGAAATACTATTGTATTGATAgtagaacaaaataaaaaaaaaataggaagcAGTTAACGTACCTAAAGATTTACCAGCAGGTAACACGGTTGCTTCGACTGGTTCTATTCTGCCATCGGAATGTTTTCCAAGACCGGTACCAGCTACGTATCCCATGCGAGCCATTAATTTACTTGCTATACCACGCGTGTGTTTCTCCCAATTTCCTAACGGTGCATTACTTTCCAAAGTAAGGAAAGATTTGTAAATTACTTCCTTTTCAGAATAACCTGGCGAATCAGTTTCGCTATCTTCGCCATCCGTATCTTCAGACGTGTCTGACATTTCCAAGTCTGCATCGTCTACGGTAGTTGCCTCCGTGAAATAAATCGCGAAAGATGAAAGATTAAGCTTAAATGCATGATTATTTAAGAGAGTACTAACCGAGAGGCAAAATGTCTTGTAAACAAGTTTCGGCGATATTACCGCTTGCTTcaaactttattcgaaaaacATCTCCATCTTTATCTGGTAATTTTAATACGACGCATCTGTGCCATAACTCATTCTTCTGCTTTGCCAGTACTCTACTGCCCATTTTTATACTTATAAAATCAGGTTCTCTACAAATAAAGGCTGTATATATACTTGTCGATTCGTATCTAGATTTCGATTAATAAACAACAATATTCGTTTACCTATATTCCTGTATGCTAGATAATGGTACTAGTTCGCCATGCGAAAATCTGCAATCCTCATcagaaaatttacattttccatcCAAATAGTAAGGGCACGGAAGCATTTCTTTGTGCGTTggatttaagaaaaatactcTGACCTGAACAACAGTTAGACTGTACTTGAGAAATATACGAAAACGACAAAAGTTATCGAGATTTCGAGAGTCTTTCTCGAAGGATAAATCGAAATTGTTACCGTAAACTAAACGCGTTTAATTCCattaacgatattaattttacctTTATGTcttgcatattttttatttctgtaagaTCGTTCCGATAAACCGAGCATATCATAGCGTTATGGAAACCGACACCACCCCAACTGGTACCATGCGGGGCTCTACATTTCATGCCTTCGAGCTGCCTCAATTCTTCCTATAAGATGAACTTGCACCGTATAATTGTGTCATTGCAATGCCGTACAGAATACTTGCGTACTGACTTCTATATCGTTCGAAGCTCCGTTGACTTGTTCGTTCTGCTTACTATTTTCAGAGTCGTCGGAGACCTCCTCCAATTCGGTCTGACcaatttacaacaaaaacaatATAAGGAGCTTTTTTTCCGTTTAATTGTACACGTTTGTACATTGTTAGTTAAAAGAATCACCTTAAACAAGGCATATTCCTTTGCTAGCGGATCGTCATCCTCGtcgtttaaattttccaacttTAACTTGTTTCCTATATCAGCCGTTTCGACGCTACGCAAGTTTTCTTTTGTCAGATTAATTAGTTCTTGTATATCTGACTTCAAGCTTAACAAATTGTCTCTGTCAGCCCGTGATGCTGTCGCGGATAAGGTTGCCTGAACTTGCTCCAGCTAACGTTGCGAATAAGTGGATAAAGTATATatacgttaaataataattattaatcgttagATTATATCGTTTCGTCGTAAAAACGATCGTTCCATCATACCAGTTCATACCTGTTGTTCGTATTGCACGATCGCTTTCCTTAAACTTTCCGGGTCTGTCATGTTTACGATAAAGAGTAACAACTAGGAAGTCTTTGTGAACTGACAACTTGCACCGATTTGCACGTcaaacaaatttgaatttgaccAAATCTGACTGAATGTGAGTTTGACAGTTACCATTCAGGTATTGTTCAGGTATAGTCAGGTATATTGGTATATGGTATAGTACCGAAACTGTACCGAAACCAAATGAAACGAAGGTGAAAGTAAAGTACTGGAAACTGGAAAGTACCAAAGCGAAGCAAGCAGCAGTGACATCGAACTATACTCTTACTGATTTTAGTTCAGAGATGGggaaaaccctaggcttcgaataaatctgaagtttgccgatgtgtttgcctcgtttccttctttggaaaatgttgaaaagaggaaacgagacaaacatgtcggcaaacttcagatttattcgaagcgtagggttttgcccatcaccgATTTTGTGGGGTTACACAGATTATCgacacgtttatttataattggcAATTACGTTTCAACATAGCCgacttaaaatttttttttattgcaattattttaaacattcccTTAGCATCCATCGTAGAATTTAAACGTGTTTTCCAACCAGCTCTTTCATTCAATTTGTTAATCTTGTTTTTAATgttatcgtttaaataaattgttatcatTGTTCATGTTCGGTGTTAgttagtatttataattcttttatgCAGTATCCCTACAATTTTAGTAAGAGTGGCGCCATCGATGGAGAAACACTCCAGTTTGTGGTAAAATAGTTGCCCTTTTTACCGGTTGATGCCGCCACAAAGTCCAAATACCGATACAAGATAATACAATACGAGTCCATTAACCTATGTCGGTATTTAGACTTGGTGGTGCCATTTATTAGTAAAAAGTGCAACTATTTCGCGACAAACTTGGTCGTTTTCTCACCGGTGACGCCACTAGTATTCATTCTGTGGCTGTTTTAATTGATTTGTatcgagttttattttataagctTTAGGCGGGAGTGTATTTAGAAGGCGCGGaaggatatatatatacactcgtacaaaaaaaaaatagggaaCACTTTATAAACCTTAAAAATTAGGCTATATTCCAATAGCTGTAAGtcggtgaaaaatcatcgtagaaataaaattaaaaaagcgtTTTAAAGCTTGAAGTTTCAACTTTAATGTGCTATTAtgcgatttttaaatttctattgtttttttgttttgtgttttaaaaaataacgtcattttattccttaaaattacGTATCTTTAACAACTCAAAagtcaatgaaaaaattttatttcgaaaacttcAACGCAAATTGCGTAAACTAAAATATGTTATCtataaaatgcttttttagaaattgtccTATGATTTTTTCTGACTGATTTATACGACTTTGAACAAAAATGCCCATTTCTTACAGAAAGTATCGACACTaggtgaaaaatcatcgtagacaaaaaaacgaaagagcatattaaagtttgaaatatcaacTTTAACGTAATATTGAtggtttaaacaaatgtttttgtCTTCCATGTTCTGTGCTGTAAAAAAGAATGCATTGTTTTGCGCATAAGTGACGAATCTGTAATACTGTgcagtttaataaaaaaaattttctcgaaaaatttAACTCAAGTTCTAGAAACTACAACATATTACCTACAAGatgcttttttaaaaacctttctacgattttttttttttttttttgactgATTTGCACGATTTTGAAAGTTAACCCTTTTATTCTCTAAAAACAACTTTTGTTAACTTTCAAAATCGTCCAAATCAGTCAAAAAAATTCGTAGAAAGGTTTCtaaaaaagcattttataggtaatatattgtagtttacACAATTTGACTTGaacatttcgaaataaaattttttcatttacttttgagttgttaaaaatatgtaattttaaggaacaaaatgacgtgttattttttaaaacacaaaacaaaaaaacaatagaaatttaaaaatcgcaTAATAGCACATTAAAGTTGAAACTTCAAGCTTTAAAacgcttttttaattttatttctacgatgatttttcaccgaCTTACAGCTATTGGAATATAGCCTAATTTTTAGGGTTTATAAAGTGttccctattttttttttgtacgtgtgtatattat contains:
- the LOC128880973 gene encoding zinc finger CCCH-type with G patch domain-containing protein-like, with product MTDPESLRKAIVQYEQQLEQVQATLSATASRADRDNLLSLKSDIQELINLTKENLRSVETADIGNKLKLENLNDEDDDPLAKEYALFKTELEEVSDDSENSKQNEQVNGASNDIEEELRQLEGMKCRAPHGTSWGGVGFHNAMICSVYRNDLTEIKNMQDIKVRVFFLNPTHKEMLPCPYYLDGKCKFSDEDCRFSHGELVPLSSIQEYREPDFISIKMGSRVLAKQKNELWHRCVVLKLPDKDGDVFRIKFEASGNIAETCLQDILPLDDADLEMSDTSEDTDGEDSETDSPGYSEKEVIYKSFLTLESNAPLGNWEKHTRGIASKLMARMGYVAGTGLGKHSDGRIEPVEATVLPAGKSLDHCMELRENAGGDKNLFSVEHRMRKQQQKLERQRERQYQRAKQQEEKNIFNFINATLGDKSKTDTQTSTSKSKNYLKTESNRQLNVASLQIGENILRLERESSKLKESLTRHAKGSVHYNNIVMKYNEKQKEIVDLRASEKNIVAEQNQRKNKAKLSIF
- the LOC128880974 gene encoding box C/D snoRNA protein 1-like, whose amino-acid sequence is MNPREIISGISGICWDYLKMATSSCRIEDCEVCGASKAKYTCPKCEVRTCCLQCVNIHKKELECSGIRDKTKFVSLKSFTDLDVLSDYRLLEEVSRSVEQLKRDPSKRYTRQNILPLHLSKLRSAAFKSKVSLEFMPQNFYRHKNNTTFLNWKTNELYWRIEWIFPQAEYTKWTTERALDTTRLSILIEEILDPIKSLRNSNDIEDLNLKMCLNNRLQFYQAAGLSGIKVLLKAEKIRRSESRFYELDITLTLKENLENKTIIEFPTIYVIPKDHSDMYEIIDTDNEDTEHSESKCNNEDIPRKKKRKYNQSNTKIKKPSTVNYFFNSELSESDEEKISDNRQTKHSSNFNIPEYDELVRMER